Proteins co-encoded in one Balneolaceae bacterium genomic window:
- a CDS encoding acyl carrier protein: MIQKIKAFILTDIANDPNLSISDDDDLLGSGIIDSMGIMKLVAFIENEAGVKIPPGEIVIENFMNLNAIEQYLEKKQD, from the coding sequence ATGATTCAAAAAATTAAAGCATTCATCCTAACTGATATTGCAAATGATCCAAATCTCTCCATTTCGGATGATGATGATCTGCTTGGTTCAGGCATTATCGATTCTATGGGAATTATGAAGTTGGTAGCTTTCATTGAAAATGAGGCAGGTGTGAAGATCCCTCCTGGCGAAATTGTCATTGAAAATTTTATGAACTTAAACGCAATTGAACAATATTTAGAGAAAAAACAAGATTAA
- a CDS encoding transposase: MFKKSPKHPQIDLLSSAGQHLDERRQRQLRDPHRWHNSFYEHVFSQIDESIFHVLFDQQMGAPNAPARQLVGMMILKDGFGFSDEQLFEACRFHLLFRQALGLVNLNDPSPTESTYYLFRKRIYEYDREYGTDLLGRVFGAMTSDQILEFDVGGQQIRMDSKLIGSNIASFSRFELVFRTLKVFWRSLSEQAQEIASQSVYQAMQELAAEDAQSTVYRSTHQEIQQRLEDLGGLVVSLLDTYSCEDSSKYDLLKQVFTEQYTVDEDDDDSGQVSARDTQQITADSIQSPDDPECSYRRKGGQAVKGYTVNLTETIDEEQELQLITDVHLAPADCSDADLLGPAIEATEQRTGRHVDTCYADGAYNRSLDKDQQAGQQHVEMVLSGIQGAPSRFELTETEQGVTVYDTKTGATYQAEPARRQKNTAEQRWRIRLDEGQQYRYFGSSAIRASARRQAIAERPASERNKRNNVEASIWHLTHTLRSDKTCYRGLIKHKLWAWCRAIWVNMRRIQRYISQLDESDEQTGYNTPKTVQIA, from the coding sequence ATGTTTAAAAAGTCTCCAAAACACCCCCAGATTGACCTGTTATCCTCGGCTGGCCAGCATCTCGATGAGCGCCGCCAGCGTCAGCTTCGCGATCCCCATCGATGGCATAACTCCTTTTACGAACACGTATTCAGTCAAATCGATGAATCGATCTTCCATGTTCTGTTTGACCAGCAGATGGGCGCACCCAACGCCCCGGCCCGGCAGCTGGTGGGGATGATGATCCTTAAAGACGGATTTGGATTCAGCGACGAGCAGCTCTTTGAAGCCTGCCGGTTCCACCTGCTGTTCCGCCAAGCCCTGGGACTTGTCAATCTCAATGACCCATCTCCCACCGAATCTACCTATTATCTGTTTCGAAAGCGTATCTATGAGTATGACCGCGAGTACGGCACGGACCTGCTTGGCCGGGTGTTTGGGGCCATGACCAGTGATCAGATTCTTGAGTTTGATGTTGGCGGGCAGCAGATTCGTATGGACAGCAAACTGATCGGCAGCAATATCGCCAGTTTTTCCCGCTTTGAGCTGGTCTTCCGGACGCTGAAGGTGTTTTGGCGAAGTCTTTCCGAACAGGCTCAGGAAATTGCCTCCCAATCAGTGTACCAGGCGATGCAAGAGCTGGCCGCCGAGGACGCTCAGAGCACCGTTTACCGCTCCACCCACCAGGAGATTCAACAACGGCTGGAAGACCTTGGAGGCCTGGTGGTCAGTCTTCTGGATACGTACAGCTGCGAGGACAGTTCTAAATACGATCTTTTGAAGCAGGTTTTTACCGAACAATATACGGTCGATGAGGATGATGATGATTCAGGGCAGGTGAGCGCACGGGATACCCAGCAGATCACCGCCGACAGCATCCAGTCGCCTGATGATCCGGAGTGTAGCTACCGGCGTAAAGGCGGCCAGGCGGTCAAAGGCTACACCGTGAACCTGACCGAGACAATTGACGAGGAACAGGAGTTACAGTTGATTACCGATGTGCACCTTGCCCCGGCCGATTGCAGCGATGCGGACCTGCTGGGCCCGGCCATTGAGGCCACCGAGCAGCGTACCGGCCGCCACGTGGACACCTGCTATGCCGATGGGGCCTACAACCGAAGCCTGGACAAAGACCAGCAGGCCGGCCAGCAGCATGTGGAGATGGTATTGAGTGGAATTCAGGGCGCCCCCTCCCGCTTTGAACTTACCGAAACCGAGCAGGGGGTAACCGTGTATGACACGAAAACCGGAGCAACTTATCAGGCGGAGCCGGCTCGCCGGCAGAAAAACACCGCCGAACAGCGATGGAGAATCCGGCTGGACGAGGGGCAACAGTACCGGTATTTCGGGTCGTCGGCCATTCGGGCCTCAGCCCGGCGGCAGGCAATAGCCGAGCGCCCGGCGAGCGAACGCAACAAACGTAATAATGTGGAGGCGAGTATCTGGCACCTGACCCACACTTTGCGTTCCGATAAAACGTGCTATCGGGGATTAATCAAACATAAATTATGGGCATGGTGTCGGGCCATATGGGTGAATATGAGGCGTATTCAGCGATACATAAGCCAATTGGATGAATCAGACGAACAAACTGGGTACAATACCCCGAAAACTGTTCAAATAGCCTGA
- a CDS encoding sugar-transfer associated ATP-grasp domain-containing protein — MLNNPSNITVKIFEPLQSYILKNKLHRSYKSLPLKSDINQAYSKEVKLYWRNKLDIYINPVWHHIFSTLSQNFDPRYITHGIWWKYFQKSLNPSVYQEPLISDKNFLDSYIGKQYLPQTVFKVVNGRFFNKKNQLIDKNTAKAMLFDDQTKKFAKPSTLFQGKGACKLTLRDDNVIIQDKPYSFDEFISRMGINFIVQYTIEQHPKIAEVHPNSVNTLRIFTVRLYDEVHFINGAIKFGADNNDADNTGNGVLCSIDRHSFELCDIAFNRRLETFTRHMNTGIEFKNFGKVPHYQEAIALCKEAHKNLFYHDFAAWDIAITKNGTPLIVELNTKPSVFMWQIQFREPFFNDLTDEVIAYISRK; from the coding sequence ATGCTAAACAATCCATCAAACATTACTGTAAAGATTTTTGAACCTTTACAGTCTTATATTTTAAAAAATAAACTTCATCGAAGTTACAAATCGCTTCCTTTAAAATCTGATATAAATCAAGCCTATTCTAAAGAGGTTAAGTTATACTGGAGAAATAAACTGGATATTTATATAAATCCTGTTTGGCATCATATCTTTTCTACTCTCAGTCAAAATTTTGACCCCAGATATATTACTCACGGTATCTGGTGGAAATATTTTCAAAAATCATTAAATCCATCTGTTTATCAGGAACCACTCATTAGCGATAAAAATTTCCTCGATTCTTATATTGGTAAGCAGTATCTGCCACAAACAGTTTTTAAAGTTGTGAACGGAAGGTTTTTTAATAAAAAAAATCAATTGATTGATAAAAATACTGCCAAGGCAATGTTATTTGATGATCAAACCAAAAAATTTGCAAAGCCGAGTACATTATTTCAAGGTAAGGGGGCGTGTAAACTAACTCTTAGAGATGATAACGTAATCATTCAGGATAAGCCGTACTCATTCGATGAGTTTATCTCAAGAATGGGAATTAATTTCATTGTCCAGTACACAATAGAACAGCATCCAAAAATTGCAGAGGTACATCCGAACTCAGTAAATACATTGAGAATATTTACAGTTAGACTTTATGATGAAGTGCATTTTATAAACGGTGCTATCAAATTCGGAGCTGATAATAATGATGCCGACAATACTGGAAATGGTGTGCTTTGTAGTATTGATCGACATAGTTTTGAGCTATGTGATATTGCTTTTAACAGAAGACTTGAAACATTCACCAGGCATATGAATACAGGCATTGAATTCAAAAATTTCGGAAAAGTACCTCATTACCAGGAAGCGATTGCTCTCTGCAAGGAAGCCCATAAAAACCTGTTTTATCATGATTTTGCCGCCTGGGATATAGCTATTACTAAAAACGGAACTCCGCTGATTGTTGAGCTAAATACCAAACCAAGTGTTTTTATGTGGCAGATTCAATTTAGAGAACCGTTTTTTAATGATCTTACTGATGAAGTAATTGCCTATATTTCAAGGAAGTAG
- a CDS encoding class I SAM-dependent methyltransferase has product MKRIKRTEAYEISLVIKDDQFINPPKLAQRNAVINRALKEFCADLNALNEQTKNFVPGETSANDFVGFAEREQAQLSDQEIMEDWQIPLMEAMAKAITNRGGDILEIGFGRGVSAEIIQKYPIESHTIIECNANVIEEYFNPWKATYPDKDIRLVEGLWQNTIDDLGSFDGIFFHTYPLNEDEYMEYVHASITFAEHFFSYASEHLKPGGAFTYFSNEIQSVGREHQHLLLKHFSSFNVSVLPLNLPENVKDTWWADSIVVIKAIK; this is encoded by the coding sequence ATGAAAAGAATAAAAAGAACAGAAGCTTATGAAATTTCATTAGTCATTAAGGATGATCAGTTTATTAACCCACCAAAACTTGCGCAACGTAATGCTGTGATTAACAGAGCTCTTAAGGAATTTTGTGCAGATCTCAATGCGCTTAATGAGCAAACTAAAAATTTTGTTCCCGGCGAAACATCTGCTAATGACTTTGTTGGTTTTGCAGAACGTGAACAAGCTCAGCTATCTGATCAAGAGATTATGGAAGATTGGCAAATCCCCTTGATGGAGGCTATGGCAAAAGCCATAACAAATCGGGGAGGTGACATTCTTGAAATCGGGTTTGGTCGCGGGGTTTCAGCTGAAATCATTCAAAAATATCCCATTGAGTCACACACTATCATTGAATGTAACGCTAATGTTATTGAAGAATATTTTAACCCGTGGAAAGCTACGTATCCGGATAAAGACATACGATTAGTTGAAGGGTTATGGCAAAATACCATTGACGATTTGGGAAGTTTTGACGGCATTTTTTTCCATACCTATCCATTAAATGAAGATGAGTACATGGAATACGTTCATGCCAGTATAACATTTGCTGAACATTTTTTTAGTTATGCATCAGAACATTTAAAACCTGGTGGGGCATTTACATATTTTTCAAACGAAATACAGTCAGTAGGCAGAGAGCATCAACATTTATTATTGAAGCATTTTTCTTCATTTAATGTGAGCGTATTGCCTTTAAATTTGCCGGAAAATGTTAAAGATACTTGGTGGGCAGATTCAATTGTGGTAATTAAAGCAATAAAATGA
- a CDS encoding methyltransferase domain-containing protein, which translates to MNIYIKKQLSRLFYHFEYEIISVDPSRYRPRYSLINIPAVESKQIGKILLEFSEEMARDPTFRFKALKNYLSDDRVYFFFELMALCREYEIEMDDQSVADIGSGMGYILRCIKNEYTPESLTGYDTFEQMLPLSRKFCKEATFQPTGLFEMEATYDIIFCTEVIEHLVHPCRAVKKLFGMLNPGGTLINTIPDGRKDTLPAIKIRADGTAYWDILFSGVQKIGLFSSRSNFLHPKKSKQDC; encoded by the coding sequence TTGAATATTTACATAAAAAAACAATTATCCAGGCTTTTTTATCATTTCGAATATGAAATAATAAGTGTCGATCCTTCCCGATATCGACCAAGGTATAGCCTGATCAATATTCCCGCGGTGGAGTCAAAACAGATAGGCAAAATATTGCTGGAATTCAGTGAAGAAATGGCTCGTGACCCTACTTTCCGATTTAAAGCCTTAAAAAATTATCTTTCAGATGACAGAGTTTACTTTTTTTTTGAACTAATGGCATTATGCAGGGAGTACGAAATTGAAATGGATGACCAATCGGTGGCTGACATAGGCTCGGGTATGGGTTATATATTGAGATGTATAAAAAATGAATACACCCCAGAATCTCTAACGGGTTATGATACCTTCGAGCAAATGCTTCCACTTTCCCGAAAATTCTGTAAGGAAGCAACCTTTCAGCCCACCGGTCTTTTCGAAATGGAAGCAACCTATGATATTATATTTTGTACCGAGGTAATCGAACACCTGGTTCATCCCTGTAGAGCTGTAAAAAAGCTATTTGGCATGCTTAATCCAGGAGGTACACTGATTAACACCATACCGGATGGCAGAAAAGATACTTTGCCAGCCATAAAAATCAGGGCTGACGGCACCGCTTATTGGGACATATTATTTTCTGGAGTCCAGAAAATTGGCCTGTTTTCCTCCAGGAGCAACTTCCTTCATCCAAAGAAATCAAAACAGGATTGTTAA
- a CDS encoding amino acid adenylation domain-containing protein, with the protein MIYTISQIFPQSARKVPGKTAFKSGNESVRYSEVDQKTNQIANFLIDKGLKKGDRVGVLLNRNVKSALAVHGILKAGGVFVPIDTDAPVKRIQYILDDCNIKIIISEQTFAEICTSAIQSISEKLTLLGLDTTHPTHSSFSWDILNTYPSQLPDLKILSSDLAYIMYTSGTTGFPKGIMHTHYSGLSYAKLSKALYDISDSDTVANHSPLHFDMSTLGYFTAPLAGATCIILGKQYSIFPASLSQLIEQEKVTVWYSVPLVLQQLLERGDLQSRDLSSLRWILFGGEPFSVYQLNQFLDHCPNAFFSNVYGPAEVNQCTFYNQNQKVENYDSVPLGKVWDDTEHLILDKNNAAVKQGEIGELLIHSSTMMRGYWNNQERTQKSILELESASGLKKKFYKTGDLVKEDQDGLLHFIGRKDRQIKTRGHRVELNEVEETIARYAEIKHVACYSCKLDEINEIFATVVLEKDASLDELQQNIHKSLPKYSIPKLILETDEIPRTSAGKVNYKALIHNIETIYDSKN; encoded by the coding sequence GTGATTTATACGATTAGTCAAATATTCCCGCAATCGGCCCGCAAAGTCCCTGGCAAAACGGCTTTCAAATCTGGAAATGAGTCGGTTAGGTATTCCGAGGTCGATCAAAAGACAAATCAGATAGCAAATTTCTTAATAGACAAAGGTTTAAAAAAGGGAGACCGTGTGGGTGTTTTGCTGAACCGAAATGTGAAAAGTGCACTTGCTGTTCATGGGATCTTAAAGGCTGGTGGTGTATTTGTACCTATTGATACAGACGCACCCGTTAAACGAATTCAATACATCCTGGACGACTGCAACATTAAAATTATCATCAGCGAACAGACATTTGCAGAGATTTGTACATCTGCCATACAATCCATTTCCGAAAAACTTACTCTCCTTGGTTTAGATACAACTCACCCAACTCATTCTTCTTTTTCCTGGGACATCTTGAACACCTATCCGTCGCAACTCCCTGATTTAAAAATCCTCAGTAGTGACCTGGCTTATATCATGTATACCTCCGGTACGACCGGATTTCCAAAAGGAATTATGCATACTCATTATAGCGGCCTGAGTTATGCAAAGCTAAGTAAGGCATTGTATGATATTTCAGACAGTGATACTGTAGCCAACCATTCTCCGCTCCATTTTGACATGAGTACGCTTGGTTATTTCACAGCCCCTCTGGCAGGTGCAACGTGTATCATTCTGGGAAAACAGTATTCTATATTTCCCGCTAGTTTGAGCCAGTTGATAGAGCAAGAGAAAGTCACGGTTTGGTATTCTGTTCCATTGGTCCTGCAACAGCTGTTGGAACGGGGAGATCTGCAAAGCCGAGACCTGTCATCTTTGCGCTGGATTTTATTTGGGGGTGAACCCTTTTCGGTTTATCAACTCAATCAATTCCTGGATCACTGTCCGAATGCTTTTTTTTCAAACGTGTATGGGCCTGCAGAAGTCAATCAATGCACCTTCTATAATCAAAACCAAAAAGTTGAAAACTACGATTCTGTACCACTGGGTAAGGTATGGGACGACACTGAACATCTAATACTGGATAAAAATAATGCAGCCGTAAAACAGGGAGAGATCGGTGAATTGCTCATCCATTCATCAACCATGATGCGTGGATACTGGAATAACCAGGAACGTACCCAAAAGTCAATTCTTGAACTTGAAAGCGCCTCAGGTTTGAAAAAAAAGTTCTATAAAACCGGAGACCTTGTTAAGGAGGATCAAGATGGTCTGTTGCATTTTATCGGGCGAAAAGACAGGCAAATTAAAACAAGAGGTCACCGGGTAGAATTAAATGAGGTTGAGGAAACCATCGCCAGGTATGCTGAGATAAAACATGTAGCATGTTATAGTTGTAAACTCGATGAAATTAATGAAATATTTGCTACTGTTGTCTTAGAGAAGGATGCATCATTAGATGAATTACAACAAAATATTCATAAATCATTACCGAAATATTCGATACCAAAGTTAATTTTGGAAACTGATGAGATTCCCAGGACGTCGGCAGGAAAAGTAAACTACAAGGCTCTTATACATAACATTGAAACCATTTATGATTCAAAAAATTAA
- a CDS encoding amino acid adenylation domain-containing protein: protein MDRRYTLTSQQLLIWLGQKLQPDLPIYNVAFTFTFHQRLDADRFNDAFNKLLQTHQSLRTVFIEQRDKPVQYVNDYQPEKLEVIDIEDFSDTEIKTWLDNRVQNKFNLEKKCFDSVLLQGKNKSFWFFNLHHIITDAWSFTLYFKDLKSFYFHEKSEVSSHQYEDYISFEQHADNKTSISYWEEKSEPSKRIELFPLQAGKESTSTREHIDLGENLTKKLSALADHQDFKSLTKELSLYQLFMTAIFSVVYKISSTRDLRIGTPLHSRVKPEYKNTTGLFLDFFPVNIKIEENESFQTLYKKVQNQVFELLKFAKPGATNAKIRSGFNIVLNYANQSFGSFNGIEFQSKWLSNGFIDQTDQLRVQVHDFDGTGNFHLCIDFNDQYFTPKNRKDFITYLKATLDKLSLNPEQVLNEIRLTPEIEKLLSYSFTETEGNVLEHFLHHVDTNPNGIALVQSETELSYQDLFQKASSIAAYLQSKGVQTQEKVNLHLPRSIEYVEALFGVLFNNNCAVPIPISTPVSRAEYIKEDTNAALTIDLAIIQEIEEQELSECTIQKIDPSDPMYVIYTSGSTGNPKGVEVRHHSFANYIFWANDFYLNKAPVHSPLFTSIGFDLTLTSLFLPLISGGVSTVYPENEKEEIVDLKSVFNHQNFNLIKATPTHLELVKNNLPYHSNLQALIVGGESFSTALAGRFQESYGNQLSIYNEYGPTEATVGCIFHKFDPETDTSSEVPIGKPIRNMHAVLFNEELKPVLPNTTGEIYLMGHGVAKGYLGNDSLTEEKFIEHELFPNQRLYKTGDYARISEEGYFEFLGRKDDQVKLNGYRIELGEIETAVAKVTESTQTVAMVWDNDIRNKAENLFYCTSCGLPSNYPSISYNSEGVCSLCQNFDNYQSQVSHYFRTMDDLRELINRRKRSYSEYDCIMLLSGGKDSTYALAKLKELGFRVLAYNFDNGFISEEALDNARKICNDLGVDLLIDSTDAMNEIFVDSLQRHSNVCNGCFKAIYTLSTHVALEKNIPIIVTGLSRGQFFETRLSEELFKSNTSIKNIDEIILEARKEYHRIDDAVSEHLDVSIFENDEVFEKVEFVDFYRFCDSSLAEMYKYLDETLGWKRPTDTGRSTNCLINQLGIYVHKKKEGYSNYAFPYSWDVRIGHKTRKESIDEINEEIDEAEVFKMMDEIGYDFDPSHLTKGIVVYYTGKRFDDEKLQNELSNFLPGYMIPNRFIHVEEIPVTANGKVDKAKFPDPNSQFTNTSTYQAPRNDLEAMISLTWQEVLQVNEIGVFDSFLALGGNSLAAIRITSRMEEKLGLEIPLRELFEHPTIAGYSDSIANIIQSKLN, encoded by the coding sequence ATGGACAGAAGATATACACTCACTTCTCAGCAGCTATTGATCTGGCTAGGACAAAAATTACAGCCTGATCTTCCAATCTATAATGTAGCTTTTACGTTTACATTCCATCAGAGACTCGATGCCGATCGATTCAATGACGCATTCAATAAACTTTTGCAAACGCATCAATCCCTGCGAACTGTATTTATTGAGCAACGGGATAAGCCTGTTCAATATGTAAATGATTACCAGCCTGAAAAACTGGAAGTGATTGATATCGAGGATTTTTCTGACACTGAAATTAAAACCTGGCTGGATAATCGTGTCCAGAATAAATTTAACCTGGAAAAAAAATGTTTTGATTCAGTTTTATTGCAGGGGAAAAATAAAAGTTTTTGGTTTTTTAACTTGCATCATATCATCACCGATGCCTGGTCCTTTACGCTTTACTTTAAGGACTTAAAGTCTTTTTACTTTCATGAAAAGTCAGAAGTAAGCTCTCATCAATACGAAGACTATATCTCATTTGAGCAACATGCAGATAATAAAACATCCATATCATACTGGGAGGAAAAATCAGAACCGTCCAAACGAATTGAGTTATTTCCCTTACAAGCTGGCAAAGAAAGCACCAGCACCCGCGAACATATCGATTTAGGTGAAAACCTGACAAAAAAACTCTCTGCACTGGCAGATCATCAAGACTTCAAAAGCTTAACGAAAGAGCTATCACTGTATCAGCTTTTTATGACCGCAATTTTTTCCGTGGTTTATAAAATTTCTTCCACACGGGATCTAAGAATCGGTACACCTTTGCACAGCAGAGTTAAGCCGGAGTACAAGAACACAACAGGTTTATTTCTGGATTTCTTTCCGGTAAACATCAAGATCGAAGAAAATGAGAGTTTTCAAACTCTCTATAAAAAAGTACAAAATCAGGTCTTTGAACTGCTGAAATTTGCAAAACCAGGTGCAACCAATGCAAAAATACGGAGTGGTTTCAATATAGTCCTCAACTATGCCAATCAGTCTTTCGGCTCTTTTAACGGCATAGAATTTCAATCAAAATGGTTGAGTAATGGATTTATTGATCAAACCGATCAACTGCGTGTACAGGTTCATGATTTTGACGGAACGGGAAATTTTCATCTCTGTATCGATTTTAATGATCAGTACTTCACTCCTAAAAACCGAAAGGATTTCATTACTTACCTAAAGGCTACTTTAGATAAGCTCTCGTTAAATCCTGAACAAGTTCTGAATGAAATCCGGTTAACTCCTGAGATCGAAAAACTACTTTCCTACTCCTTCACAGAAACTGAAGGAAATGTGTTGGAGCATTTTCTTCACCACGTGGATACCAACCCAAATGGGATTGCACTTGTGCAGAGCGAAACAGAACTTTCCTATCAGGACTTGTTTCAAAAAGCATCGAGTATCGCGGCATATTTACAGTCCAAAGGAGTTCAAACACAGGAAAAAGTTAACCTCCATCTTCCCAGAAGTATAGAGTATGTTGAAGCCCTGTTTGGTGTATTGTTCAATAATAACTGTGCGGTTCCGATCCCAATTTCGACCCCTGTATCAAGAGCTGAGTATATCAAAGAGGATACAAATGCAGCACTGACAATAGATTTAGCCATAATACAGGAGATCGAAGAACAGGAATTATCAGAATGCACGATTCAAAAAATAGATCCAAGCGATCCCATGTATGTGATCTATACATCAGGCAGTACAGGCAATCCTAAAGGCGTGGAGGTTCGTCATCATTCGTTTGCAAATTATATATTTTGGGCTAACGATTTCTATTTGAACAAAGCGCCTGTTCACTCACCATTGTTTACCTCTATCGGTTTTGATTTAACACTCACTTCATTGTTTTTGCCCCTGATCTCAGGTGGAGTTAGTACCGTTTATCCTGAAAATGAAAAAGAAGAGATCGTTGATCTAAAATCGGTTTTTAATCATCAAAATTTTAACCTTATTAAAGCTACTCCAACTCACCTGGAGTTAGTGAAAAATAATCTTCCCTACCATTCCAACCTACAAGCTCTTATCGTTGGCGGAGAATCGTTCTCCACAGCCCTGGCCGGTCGCTTTCAAGAATCATATGGCAATCAACTCAGCATTTATAACGAATATGGGCCTACAGAAGCTACCGTGGGATGCATATTTCACAAATTTGATCCGGAAACAGATACCAGTTCTGAAGTGCCTATCGGTAAACCGATCAGGAATATGCACGCAGTTTTATTTAATGAAGAATTGAAACCTGTATTGCCAAATACCACCGGCGAAATCTACCTGATGGGCCATGGCGTCGCAAAAGGATATTTGGGAAATGACTCCCTTACAGAAGAAAAATTCATTGAACATGAACTGTTTCCAAACCAACGATTATATAAAACCGGTGATTACGCACGCATCAGTGAAGAGGGTTATTTTGAGTTTTTGGGCAGAAAAGATGACCAGGTTAAACTCAATGGGTATAGAATAGAACTCGGGGAGATAGAAACTGCAGTTGCTAAGGTCACAGAATCGACTCAAACAGTAGCTATGGTTTGGGATAACGATATTCGAAACAAAGCTGAAAACCTGTTTTATTGTACCTCATGTGGCCTGCCCTCCAATTATCCCTCGATAAGTTACAATTCGGAAGGTGTCTGTTCCCTGTGCCAAAATTTTGATAATTACCAGTCTCAGGTATCCCATTACTTTCGAACCATGGATGATCTGAGAGAGTTGATCAACAGACGAAAAAGAAGTTACAGCGAGTATGATTGCATCATGCTTCTGAGCGGAGGAAAGGACAGTACGTATGCACTCGCGAAGCTGAAAGAACTTGGTTTTCGTGTATTAGCCTACAATTTCGATAATGGTTTTATCTCTGAAGAAGCTCTCGATAACGCTCGTAAAATTTGCAATGATCTTGGCGTGGATCTGCTGATCGATTCCACAGATGCTATGAACGAGATTTTTGTGGATAGTTTACAGCGACACAGCAATGTTTGCAACGGATGCTTCAAGGCCATTTATACATTGAGCACGCATGTAGCTTTGGAAAAAAATATCCCCATCATTGTAACGGGTTTATCCAGGGGACAGTTTTTTGAAACCAGGCTCAGTGAAGAACTCTTTAAAAGTAATACGAGTATAAAAAATATTGATGAAATTATTTTAGAAGCTCGCAAAGAGTATCATCGCATCGACGATGCTGTATCAGAGCACCTGGATGTCTCTATTTTTGAGAATGATGAAGTGTTTGAGAAGGTTGAATTTGTAGACTTTTATCGTTTTTGCGACAGCAGTTTGGCTGAAATGTATAAGTATTTGGATGAAACATTGGGCTGGAAGCGACCCACCGATACCGGCAGGAGCACAAATTGTCTAATCAATCAATTGGGAATTTATGTCCATAAGAAGAAGGAAGGATACAGCAACTATGCATTCCCATACAGCTGGGATGTTAGAATTGGTCATAAAACAAGGAAGGAATCGATCGATGAAATTAATGAAGAGATTGACGAGGCAGAAGTTTTTAAAATGATGGACGAAATTGGCTATGATTTTGACCCGTCTCATTTGACGAAGGGGATCGTTGTTTACTATACAGGAAAACGTTTTGATGACGAGAAACTGCAAAATGAACTCTCCAATTTTTTGCCAGGATATATGATTCCAAACCGGTTTATTCATGTTGAAGAGATTCCCGTAACAGCTAATGGAAAAGTAGATAAAGCAAAATTTCCCGACCCTAACTCGCAATTTACCAATACAAGCACTTACCAGGCTCCCAGGAATGATTTAGAAGCAATGATTTCCCTTACTTGGCAAGAAGTCCTTCAAGTGAATGAAATTGGCGTATTTGATAGTTTCCTGGCGCTCGGCGGCAATTCTCTGGCCGCTATTCGTATCACATCGCGAATGGAGGAAAAGCTAGGTTTGGAAATTCCGCTTCGGGAGCTTTTTGAGCATCCAACCATAGCCGGTTACAGCGACTCCATAGCCAATATCATACAATCCAAGCTCAATTAA